From Neofelis nebulosa isolate mNeoNeb1 chromosome X, mNeoNeb1.pri, whole genome shotgun sequence:
gtcggttaagcgtccgacttcagccaggtcacgatctcgcggtccgtgagttcgagccccgcgtcaggctctgggctgatggctcggagcctggagcctgtttccgattctgtgtctccctctctctctgcccctcccccgttcatgctctgtctctctctgtcccaaaaaatgaataaaaaacgttgaaaaaaaaaaaaaaaaaaaaaaaaaaaaaaaaaagaaagccttcgGGTGGCTTTTGCCCAGTCCGCCAGGCTGGCTGTTCCCTTGGGAGTGTCTGGATCACGTACAGCCGCCTGTGGCTGTGGCACAGCGAGCCGTGGGTCCCGCACCAACCCAACCATGCCCTTCCCCCCCCAGCAGCGTTCAGACCGAAGACACCACCCCCAATCAGTTTCTCTCCCCAATCCCGCTCGGCGAGGCTTCCTCAGGAAGCTGAGGATACTGATCTACAAGACGAAAACAACTCTTTTCACACGTCACCTTCTTGGTTCTGTCCTCCCCCAACGCTGGCTACATTCTTGGTCATCAGAGGTCTTCTTTAGAAGTACTCTCTGTTGTCCTTACAGAAATTTTCTCTTGGGGTGGAAGCTTGGAAGCTAGTGGCTGAAGCTCAGCCTCCCCCAAATCTGAGTCTGGGCTAGTGTCACAGCCTGACCCAGTCTTTTTTACTTTAGGGATGATAGGAAACAATGACTAAGGTATTGAAGATTTTGCCTTGTTCTTAGCCTTCTGCATCCCGTGAAGCAGCTCCCCCGGAGTTGGATCTTTGTCTAAATTCTACTGGTAACTTTCACCTTTAGTAAGTGGGCAAAGCTCCAGACCGTGGGTGAGCATGTGGCCACCCGGGAATCAAAGGTTCTTCATCCTCcgccctttcctcctttctctttccaaacCCCATGTTTCTGTGAGCCAGAGCCATTCTAGCAAGTTCCGCGTCACTGACACCGACTAAAAAAGACCTGAGCTTTCCACCGTGTGGCGAAGAACCCAGCTCTTCCCTATTGTGTGTTTCTTCCCCATGCGTCTCCTTTACTAGACACACAGAACACTTCTAGTCACActgacacttctggtcaccaaatgtgtggAGTCACCAAATGTGTGGAGGCTTTCCCCACATCAAGCAATTCTCTGTGACATTCCTGGTGGTGGgtatcctacaattcaactcaattctgacacgaTCTACCTGGAGGCGGCGGCAGATCCCACAGGGTAAGGGATCAGTCCCATAAGACTGTCCCCACTCCCCAACTTCAGACACCAGTCAAGTCCAGGCTGTCAGCGGTGCTTCTGACCTATTGGCTACAGATTGGACGTTCCCATGACTTGCTCCTCGGGTTTGATTAATTCATCAGAGCGGCCcaaagaactcagagaaacattgtaCTCACTACATTACCTGTTTATTACAAAAAGCTAGAACTCAGGaagagccagatggaagagatacgTACGGTGGGGTCCGGGGAAAGGACGAGGACCTGCCATGCCCTGTGCAAGCACGCCACTCTGCCCACATCTCCACGTGTGCACCAACCCGAAAGCTCCCTGAAccccatctttttttgtttttcgttttttgtttttatgggagcttcattacataggcgaaattgattaaatcattggccattggtgattgaactcaacCTCCAGTCCTCCTCCCGCCACCAGAAAtcagggggtgggactgaaagtccCAACCTTCTAATCctggttggttcccctggcaaccagcccccacccttGGGATACCTAAGGTCTTTTCAACAGTCACGTCATTAACATAACTAAAGATACCTTTATGGCTCTCAACGCAGGAAATTCCAAGGCTTTCAGGCTGGGTGAACCGGGAACGGTAGAGGAAGACCAAATACACACGGGAaatattttggtcatctgaataaccaaatacatatttcttgtaAATCACAATATCTCCGGTTCTTAATCTAGAGGGTCCTCACTTATAGGTAGTGTTAGATTGGAAcccagttttttgtgttttttttttttgttgttgttgttgttaaggtttttatctttaagtaatctctacgctcAACGTGGGGCTTACAACCCAGGGATCCAGTTGCATGCTAGACCatctgagccagccgggcgccccagaTTGGgacccagttttattttttcacatgtgGCATACCATTTCCCCCCCCTCAACTCCATACAGTTGATCTCCAAAGCCTTGGCTGTAACATGAGTACAGgtagtttgaaaaaagaaatctcttcatTAGAATTTGAACTTTTAATTGAAGTATGGCATACATACCTCAAAGTTCTCAAATCAGAAATGATTTGATGAATTTCCCAAAGTGAAAACAACAGTGAACAGGACCTTGGCTGTACCTCAGaagccctcctcctgcctctttcCATTCACTGCCCATCATGGATGAAtttggcttgtgtgtgtgtgtgtgagtgcttcatataaatggaatcatacttttttcaatattgttatcttttttataaaatttttttaatgtttatttttgagagggagagcatgcatgtgagcaggggaggggcagagagagagagagagagagaggatctggagcaggctctgtgctgacagcagagagcccaatgaggggctcgaactcacgaaccatgagatcatgacctgagccaaagtcagaggctccaccaactgagccacccaggcaccccataatggGATCATACTTTATGTACTCTCTTGGGTCTCCCATTTTTCACTATCATGTTTCTCAGATTTATCCCTATTGTTGTGTCTGGTTGTAGTTTGCTCATTCTCATTGCTGTATGTATTCCATTGCATAATTAtactacaatttttaaattttaactccagttagttaacatgcagtgtaatattagcttcaggtgtacaatataacgattcaacacttccatacatcaccgggcactcatcatgacaagtgcactccttaatccccatcacctatttaacccatcatgagcttggtaaccatcagttaccccttggtaaccatcagtctgttcacTACAATTAGGAGTCtccttcttgctttgtctctctctctctctctctatttttttcccttgttgtttgtttcttaaattccacgtatatatgtatactgcaacaacatggaaggaggtatatagatatatatatacacatacacatacactatATGGGGGCTCGTCCGGGATTCGAGAGACCCCCAGGACCCCACCCGGAGGGTCCCACATCTGGTGAGTGCACTCAACTTCTTCTACCTTCCGTGCACATATTTTCTGAGAGCTCTATACTGTATCTCTACCCGTAGGAATTCCAAACTGTCTTTGGGTCGGCATTGGCTTAAGCGGACGTGCTGGCGAGCCGTCGACCGGGGGGGGTCTTGGGAGACGTCCCTTGCCCCCGCCAGGAGGACGAAGTCTTCATCTGTGAGGAGGGCCCGCTGCCATTACGGACAGCCAGCCCTTCGTTTTACTTTCCGTTTTGTCTCCGCGGCCGCGCTGGAACGTTTGTCTGTGTTATTGTGTCCTTGTTAGTCGTCATAACTGTTTGTGTCCTGGTGTGGATTGAAATGGGGCAGACCCAGACCACCCCCCTGTCTCTTATGCTCTCCCACTTCTCCGACGTTGAGGAAAGGGCTCATAATTTGAGCGCAGACATAAGAAAAGGGGAATTTCAGACTGACTGCATGTCAGAATGGCCAACCTTTGACGTGGGATGGCCCCAAGAAGGAACTTTCCACCTACCTATTATTTTGCAGGTCAAGGCCGTAATCTTCAAGGACCAACCGGACGGCCACCCTGACCAGGTGCCCTACATCCTGGTCTGGCAGGACATGATCGAAAACCCCCCTTCTTGGCTAACACCATTCTTACCCCCCAAAGAAGGACTTACCAGGATTCTAGCCCTGCGGAAAGCCAAGAAGGAGACTGACACAAAGACCAAAACGCCCCTTTATCTGGTCTTGCAGGATTCCTCCCCAGAGGACCTGATTCATCTGCCACCCTaccaggctccccctcccccttccgcCCCTTCATTGGAAGCACCAGGGGCTGCAGGAGGGGCACCACCCCTCCCTGATGAGGGAATTCCTGTGGGGGGGAGGGAGCAAGCAGCAGGGACACGTGGACGGACCCACCGGGTGGCCCCACCCTCAAGTATGGGGCCGGCAGACTCCACCGCCCTTCCCCTCCGCGCCATGGGGCCTCCCGACGAGTCTGGAGAACCACCAATGTTATATTGGCCGTTCTCCACCAGTGATTTATATAATTGGAGAACTCGAAATGCAAAGTTCTCCGATAACCCAAAAGATTTGATTGGGCTTTTAGATACTGTTCTCTTTACCCACCAGCCTACTTGGGATGACTGTCCGCAGCTCTTGGAGGTTCTCTTCACCACCGAAGAGAGAGAACGAATACAGGTGGAAGCTCGGAAGTCTGTCCTGGGAGAGGACAGACAACCGACTCAAAACCCAGACCTCATAAACGCTGCCTTCCCCTTATCCCGCCCTACCTGGGACGACAACTCGGCTGAAGGTAAGGAGAGACTCCgggtctaccgccagactctaatggcAGGTCTCAAGGCTGCGCGCGCGCAAGCCTACTAATCTGGCCAAGGTATATGATGTAAGACAAGGTAAGGATGAGAGTCCAGCAGCTTTCTTAGAATCACAGAGGCTTTTAGGCAGTACACCCCGATGAACCCAGAAGCCCCAGAAACAAAAGCCGCAATTATCATGGCTTTTGTTAATCAGGCCGCTCCAGACAtcaaaaggaaattacaaagagTGGAGAGGCTAGGAGAGAAGAGCCTGCAGGACTTAATAACAGTAGCAGAAAGAGTTTACAATAATAGACAAAGCCCGGAGGAGCAACAGACTAAACTATGCGACCGCCACACCCGAAATCTGGCTAAGATCCTTCTGGCTACAACCATGGATGACCCACAGGAAAAACGGAGGCACCTCAGGAAGCTGACTTCAGGGACAGGTAAGGAGGATGGCCCTGGTCCCCGACGGGAGCGCCCTAAGCTAAACAAAAACCAGTGTGCTTATTGCAAGGAAGAGGGCCACTGGGTGAAAGACTGCCCTGACAAAAGATCTAACGCCCCTGCCAAGATATTGGAGATGGAGGACCTGGACGACTAGGGGAGTCGCGGTTCGGTACCCCTCCCCGAGCCCAGGGTAACTCTCAGAGTGGAGGGGAAACCAGTTGAATTTCTAGTGGACACTGGGGCACAACATTCGGTCTTATTACAACCCCAGGGGAAATTGGCGAGCAAGACCTCATGGGTGCAAGGGGCCACGGGGACCAAACAGTACTCATGGACTACCCGAAGAACTGTGGACCTCGGCATGGgccgggtatcccactccttCATGGTCATCCCTGAATGTCCCTACCCGTTGTTAGGTCGGGACTTGCTCACCAAGATGGGGGCACAAATTTGCTTCCGCCCCGGAGGGGCAAAAATCCTAGACAAAGAAGGGCAACCGATTCAGGTGCTTGTCCTGAGTTTGGAAGACGAATATCGTCTCCACCAGATGCCCCCAGCCCCAATGGCTGACATTGACCGTTGGCTACAGGAATTTCCTCAGGCATGGGCAGAAACTGGGGGAATTGGGCTGGCCCGACACCGACCGGCTATATACATAGAACTAAAACCAGGGGCAGACCCTGTTGGGGTCTGCCAATACCCCATGCCTCTCGCGGCGCGAACGGGAATCACGCCCCACATACGGCGACTGCTAGACTCAGGCATATTAAGGCTCTGCCAATCAGCATGGAACACTCCCTTGCTGCCGGTGCGAAAACCGCACTCTAACGATTACAGGCCAGTCCAGGACTTAAGGGAAGTCAAGCGGCGAGTAATGGATGTGCACCCCACGGTCCCAAACCCATACACCCTCCTCTCCACCTTGCCTCCAGACAAAAATTGGTATACGGTATTAGATTTAAAAGATGCCTTTTTCAGCCTGCCTTTAGCACCCAAGAGCCAAGACCTTTTTGCCTTTGAATGGACGGACCCCGAGAAAGGCATCAACGGCCAACTCACCTGGACTCGACTACCACAAGGATTCAGAAACTCACCAACCACCTTCGATGAGGCCTTACACGAAGACTTGGGTGAGTTCCGTTCTGAGCACCCTCATTTGACCTTATTGCAATATGTACATGATATCCTGCTGGCGGCGGAGGACCAGGACACTTGCCTGCGAGGCACCAAGGACTTACTCCAGACTAGAGAGGCTCTAGGATACCGGGCCTCAGCCAAAAAGGCCCAAATCTGCAGAGCAGAGGTGAGCTACCCGGGGTACAAATTAAAGGACGGACAAAGATGGTTGACAGATGCGCGGAAGGAAACCGTCCTAAGGATCCCGCAGCCGCCAACCGTCCGTCAGGCACGTGAATTCCTGGGGTCGGCGGGGTTCTGTCGATTATGGATTCCGGGTTTTGCCGAGATGGCCAGACCCCTCTGTGAGGCCACCAGGCACCAACAAAATTTTGAATGGATAGAGGCCATGAACAAGGCCTTTTAATGACCTTAAACAGGCCTTGCTGTCTGCCTCGGCTCTCGGGTTGCCTGACCTAACCAAGCCCTTCTACCTGTATGTAGATGAGAAAGACGGGGTGGCAAAAGGAGTCCTTGTCCAGTACATAGGCCCCTGGAAAAGACCCATAGCTTATCTCTCTGAAAAGCTGGACACGGTGGCCGCTGGATGGGCCCCCATGCTTAAAAATTATTGCCACGGTGGCCACTATGGTCAAGGACGCAGACAAGCTAGCCATGGGGCAAGAGCTATATGTTACCACCCCACATGCTATTGAAGGGGTACTCAAACAGCCCCCAGACCGCTGGATTAGCAAAGCTCATCTGACCCATTATCAGAGCCTACTGCTAAACCCCACCAGAATTTTATTCAAGCCTCCTACAACCCTGAATAGGGAGCAACGCTACTCCCTAACCCAgactgggacccccccccccccccccctgcataACTGTCAAGAGATTTTGGCACAGGTGCACAGAATCAGGGCTGATCTCCGGGACCGGCCGCTGCCGAACGCACGGCATACGTATACCGGTATACGGACATATACCGGTATACGGACGGCAGCGGTTTTGTCCGAGAAGGAATCAGATACGCGGGGGCAGCCGTAACCACAGAGACGGAGATCATCTGGGCAGAGCCATTGGCAGCCGGAACATCGGCTCAACGGGCAGAACTGATCGCCCTGGCCGAGGCACTAACCATGGGAAGAAGGTAAACGGGTAAACATTTTCACCGACGGCAGGCACGCCTTTGCCACCGCTCATATCCATGGAGCCCTTTACAGAGAGCGAGGGCTTCTGACAGCAGAGGGAAAGactattataaaaacaaaacagagattcTTGAACTCCTAAGGGCCCTCTGGCTACCCGAGGCGCTAGCTATCTCATCCATTGTCCAGGCCACCAAAAAGCAGACACACCAGTAGCCAGGGGAAACCGGCTAGCCGACTCAAAAGCGAAGAAGGCGGCCCTTTCGGTGACCCAGGTTTTAACAACCACGCTACCCGATCCGGGGGCACCGACCCTGCCGGACACCCCCAACTATACTGGCACCGACTTACAATGGATTAAACGCTCGCCTATGACCCAATGCTTGTGTGGCCGTTGGAGGGCCGCAGAGTCCAGCATCATCCTGCCAGAGGAACTAGGACGACGAGTCCTATCCCAAATGCATCGGAGGACTCATGGGAACAAGAAAGATGGAAGACCTCATGCGACATGCTAAGGTCATTATTAAGGACTCTCGAGCAAAGATCGAGCAGATCGTGGCAAGCGGTCATGCATGCCAGCTAACCAACGCCACCACCCATGGGTCTAACCCCGGAACCCGACTCAGGGGAGACCGCCCAGGAGCATGCTGGGAAGTAGATTTCACCGAGGTAAGGCCTGGAAAGTATGGGTACAAGCACTTGCTAGTTTTCGTAGATACCTTTTCAGGGTGGACGGAGGCATTCCCCACCAAGCACGAAACAGCGCAAATCGTGACCAAAAAGCTGCTGGAGGACATTCTGCCAAGGTATGGATTTCCTGCCAGGATCAGATCCGACAATGGACCGGGGTTCATTTCTAAGGTAACACGGGGAGTAGCACAAGTACTGGGGGCAGATTGGAAATTACATTGCGCTCACAGACCCCAGAGCTCAGGTCAGGTCGAGGGGATGAATAGGACATTAAAAGAGACCTTAACTGAATTAGCCTTGGAGACTGGCGGGGACTGGGTCACTCTCCTCCCCTTTGCCCTATATAGGGTGAGAAACTCACCATCTAAGATGGGACTGGCTCCCTACGAAATCATGTTTGGTATACCCCCACCTATCGTTCCTGCCTTGAAACCCGAAGTGCTTGCTGAGTTCGATGACCAAcagcttcttttctccctccGAATGTTACAAAGAGCCCATGAGCAGGTGTGGCCTAAGCTGAAGGCCCTCTACGGTACAAGACCGGGCCGCCTCCTGACCCCCATTGGTATCGAGCAGGTGATTGGGTGTACGTGCAGAGGCACCAAGAGCAGGCACTCCTACGTCCCTGGAAAGGACCCTACATGGTGATCCTGACCACGCCCACTGCTCTCAAGGTTGACGGAATAACTCCCTGGGTCCACTACACCCACGTCCGGCCAGCTGATCCACACGCCGTCCTCAAGGACTTTGTTCCGGAATGGAAGAGTCAGCCCGACAAAGACAATCCCTTAAAGCTAAGGCTGCGTCGCTCCCACTTACCCCGCTAATATTACTTATGCTGTATCCCCTCGCGGCTAAAcccaaccccaacccccaccGACCACTTAATCTAACCTGGCAAATCATCACCCCAAGCTCTAACCCATGATTGGGTCCTGCATAGGATCCTCTGGAAAAGGGGGGGaatgtgggacccaaggaatttaacaaaaatcccctacccctggacaagcagagcaagactaactccattttgtgctacacccaccatctcatgtataacccccacatgacctacttattgcttaagacactcccccaccctagtcaagccgctgagcacacccttactggaaaccggctcataGAGGAATAtggaacccctaaccgccaaagaatgtaaaccccgccttttgcccgccaaacttgtGCGCCacttctgaccagagtgataggctagttcaaacagttactatagggtaaattgtaattcaattggccacctgcgtgtggactgacatgactatgcaactttctgtgtgtgttacaatctcattggccactggcccctatgaAACTGCTACGCCttttaacctaggggtccaagtccctgctctgctgtgtcGGGTAtccttgggcccaagctcgagcttgcaaataaaccttcgtgcgtttgcatcggtatcggctccttggtggtctctcggattcaAAATCGGGGCCATTACACTATATACGTTATATATACACGCACCTTTATCCATGCATctacagatagagacagagacagagacagacgtagagatagagatagagatatatgccacatcttctttatccatgcgtctgtcagtggacacttgggttgcttccatagtttggctattgtaaataatgctgctataaacacaggggtgcatgtgtccctttgaattagtgttcttgtattgtttgggtaaatacccagtagtgcgattgctggatcataaggaacttttataatttttttttaatgtttatttctttttgagagagagagagagggagcgagggaggggcagagagaaagggggccagagaatcccaaaccactccgtgctgacagcagagagcccgatgcagggctcaaactcatgaaccgtgagatcatgacctaagctgaaattcagagtcggacgcttacccgactgagccacccaggtaccccaaatagTTCTGGGGTAGTagttcgaggaacctccatactgtttcctacagtggttgcaccagtctgcattcccaccaacagtgcaagagggtttccattCTCTGcgttctcaccaacacctgttgtttctcgtgttgttgttgattttagccattctgacaggtgtgaggtgatatctcattgtggttttgctttgcatttccctgatgatcagggatgatgagcatcttttcatgtgtctgttggccatctggatgtcttcttcagagaaatgtctgttcaggtgcTCTGCCCAttgttaattggattatttgttttttttcggtgttgagttgtatgagttctttatgtattttggatactaattctttgttggatatgtcatttgcaagtatcttctcccatttagccTTTTAGCTTGGTTGACTTTTTCCTtaactgtgcagaaacttttcattttgatgtagtcccaatagtttatttttgcttttgtttcccttgcctcaggaaacatatctagaaaggAGTTGCTATGGCCGACGTCAAAGAAGTTCCtgcctgtattctcttctaggattcgtatggtttcaggtctcacatgtaggtctttaatccattttgaatttatttgtgtgtatggtgtaagaaagtgtttcttttgcatgtagctgtccagttttcccagcatcaatttttgaagagactgcctttttctcattggatattctttcctgctgtgttgaagattaattgaccatataattggggggttgtttctggattttctattctcttccactgatctatgtgtctatttttgtgccagtaccatactgttttgattattacagctttggaatataacttgaagtccagaattgtgatgcctccataaTTATACCACAATTGAATCATTGcactattgatgggcatttggatcgTTTCCAGggttaaacttaaaaataaaattctcagttATTTCACCAGCAAAAAACGAGTTTCTTTCAGGAATGGCAGAGAATTGCAATTCTGGACATGCAGGTTATGGCGAAACCACAGGcaaatccagagaacaaaggaggaaGTGCTCTTTTGTAGAGGaaagggggcaggtgggaggggccgTTATAAACAAAAACTCCATTAGAGTAAACTGGGAGTTCAAAGTGTAGTGGCTTATTGGCTGAGCTGTGACCGTCTCCCATTGGCTGGGCAAAGAGAAAATCATTCTTCCTCCAGCTCAGGTAGTAAAGTACACTTgatcttgaacaacacagatttgaactgtgcaggttcacttacacacagattttttttttttattttgataaatatggtacagtactgtaaatgtattttctcttccttatgattttcttaatagcattttcttttctctagcttactttattgtaagaatacagtatggaatacatatgacatacaaaacatgtgttaatcaactgtttatgttgccagtaaggcttctggtcaacagtaagctattagtagttaagtttctggggagtcaaaagttatatgggGATTTcgacccccatgttgttcaagattCAATTGTGTAGGCTACTTTTTGCTgtgaaagacagagcgtgagcagggaggggcagagagagagagggagacacagaatgagaagcaggctccaggctccgagctgtcaacacagagcccgacacggggcttgaatgcatgcaccacaagatcatgatctgagccgaagtcagacattcaacccactgagccactcaggggcccctgtATAAGCTTCTTCTTGTGAATTCCAAGAATATCTCTTCCTGTTGGGGTCTGCAATTGATGGTGAGTGGTAGGGCATGAGAGCCCCCACTCttcctgactccattttaaatgacatttctttctctaaatttttaCATCAGTTTTTGACTATAAACAATATTGCTGCTATGAAAATTCTTATACACACTTTTGGGTGAacttaatgtatatattttcactGGGCCATAGAGTATGTATATGTTCAGCTTTTAGTAGCTTTGGCCAAacagtcttccaaagtggttgtaccaattaaCACTCCCATAGAATGGTATGAGAGTTCTGGATGTTCCACATCTTTGTTACTACTTAGTATTTTtcagggcatctggatggctcagttggttgactgtctaattctttttttttttttttttaatgtttttgtttatttttgagggagagagagcacagttaggtgggggagggacagagagagagggacagaagatctaaagcGGGCTCCTCGCTGATAGCCgtgaacccgatgtggggcttgaactcatgaaccacgagaccgtgacctgaaccaaagtcagacatt
This genomic window contains:
- the LOC131502047 gene encoding LOW QUALITY PROTEIN: uncharacterized protein LOC131502047 (The sequence of the model RefSeq protein was modified relative to this genomic sequence to represent the inferred CDS: inserted 1 base in 1 codon; deleted 1 base in 1 codon; substituted 1 base at 1 genomic stop codon) → MGPADSTALPLRAMGPPDESGEPPMLYWPFSTSDLYNWRTRNAKFSDNPKDLIGLLDTVLFTHQPTWDDCPQLLEVLFTTEERERIQVEARKSVLGEDRQPTQNPDLINAAFPLSRPTWDDNSAEGKERLRVYRQTLMAGLKAAARKPTNLAKVYDVRQGKDESPAAFLEXTEAFRQYTPMNPEAPETKAAIIMAFVNQAAPDIKRKLQRVERLGEKSLQDLITVAERVYNNRQSPEEQQTKLCDRHTRNLAKILLATTMDDPQEKRRHLRKLTSGTGKEDGPGPRRERPKLNKNQCAYCKEEGHWVKDCPDKRSNAPAKILEMEDLDDXGSRGSVPLPEPRVTLRVEGKPVEFLVDTGAQHSVLLQPQGKLASKTSWVQGATGTKQYSWTTRRTVDLGMGRVSHSFMVIPECPYPLLGRDLLTKMGAQICFRPGGAKILDKEGQPIQVLVLSLEDEYRLHQMPPAPMADIDRWLQEFPQAWAETGGIGLARHRPAIYIELKPGADPVGVCQYPMPLAARTGITPHIRRLLDSGILRLCQSAWNTPLLPVRKPHSNDYRPVQDLREVKRRVMDVHPTVPNPYTLLSTLPPDKNWYTVLDLKDAFFSLPLAPKSQDLFAFEWTDPEKGINGQLTWTRLPQGFRNSPTTFDEALHEDLGEFRSEHPHLTLLQYVHDILLAAEDQDTCLRGTKDLLQTREALGYRASAKKAQICRAEVSYPGYKLKDGQRWLTDARKETVLRIPQPPTVRQAREFLGSAGFCRLWIPGFAEMARPLWWTEAFPTKHETAQIVTKKLLEDILPRVRNSPSKMGLAPYEIMFGIPPPIVPALKPEVLAEFDDQQLLFSLRMLQRAHEQVWPKLKALYGTRPGRLLTPIGIEQVDGITPWVHYTHVRPADPHAVLKDFVPEWKSQPDKDNPLKLRLRRSHLPR